A DNA window from Danio aesculapii chromosome 1, fDanAes4.1, whole genome shotgun sequence contains the following coding sequences:
- the LOC130229080 gene encoding CMRF35-like molecule 5, translated as MLVILLLVSSFSTGQFNTLTSMFSIVVGAPRTFRGYRGEKLDIRCSYESGYEANSKYFCKGKGIFGRKDIIIKSGSPAKHDKFSLTDDKKSRVFTITITDLRTEDAGRYWCAVERSLPLTDVYSEISLKVEQNQENTEGSSVSSFSNTPSYFSSTQVNLQSSSSTDQHNSTASHTDLGSVAGGLGSVLLVLLLCSGTFLILKKRKRKCETALPLQNVQQNTETDCVYEEILDSDVIITAESSSNQTPASDLNTRPENVVYSTVTNQQPDLHSSHTHSANQVTDTDCDYYGNITSSEIYVTATHPQNNTKDDANIYSLIKHK; from the exons ATGTTGGTGATTCTGCTGCTCGTGTCCAGCTTCTCTACAGGTCAGTTTAACACTTTAACCTCCA TGTTTTCAATTGTTGTCGGAGCTCCACGTACATTTAGAGGATACAGAGGAGAGAAACTGGACATCAGATGCTCATATGAGTCTGGATATGAGGCAAACTCAAAGTATTTCTGTAAAGGCAAGGGGATATTTGGAAGGAAAGACATAATAATTAAATCAGGATCTCCAGCAAAACATGACAAATTCTCTCTGACTGACGACAAGAAAAGCAGAGTTTTCACCATCACCATCACTGATCTGAGAACAGAGGATGCAGGAAGATACTGGTGTGCTGTGGAGAGGAGTTTACCTTTAACTGATGTCTATTCAGAGATTTCGCTGAAGGTTGAACAGA ATCAGGAAAACACTGAAGGTTCATCTGTCAGCTCTTTCTCCAACACGCCGTCATATTTCAGCTCAACACAAGTGAATCTGCAGTCCAGCAGCAGCACAGATCAGCACAACTCTACAG CATCACATACTGATCTGGGTTCAGTAGCAGGCGGTCTGGGTTCAGTTCTGCTGGTTCTGCTTCTGTGTTCTGGAACTTTTCTCATCCTGAAAAAGAGGAAAAGGAAATGTGAGACAG CTTTACCTCTGCAGAATGTGCAGCAGAATACTGAG ACTGACTGCGTGTATGAAGAGATTCTAGACAGTGATGTCATCATCACAGCTGAGTCTTCATCCAATCAGACGCCAGCATCAGATCTTAACACCCGCCCAGAAAATGTTGTTTATTCTACAGTAACCAATCAGCAGCCTGATTTACACTCCAGTCACACCCACTCAGCCAATCAGGTGACAGATACAGACTGTGATTATTATGGCAATATTACATCATCAGAAATATATGTAACCGCAACACatccacaaaacaacacaaaagacgatgcaaatatatattcattgattaaacataaataa
- the LOC130245632 gene encoding CMRF35-like molecule 8, translating into MLVILLLVSSFSTVFSIVVGAPRTFRGHRGEKLDIRCSYESGYEANSKYFCKGKGIFGRKDIIIKSGSPAKHDRFSLTDDTINRVFTITDLRTADAGRYWCAVERSLPLTDVYSEISLKVEQNQENTEGSSVSSFSNTPSYFSSTEVNLQSSSSTDQHNSTASHTDLGSVAGGLGSVLLVLLLCSGTFLILKKRKRKCETALPLQNVQQNTETGCVYENVLDSDVIIAASSNQTPASDLNTHPVITVYCTVTNQQPNLHSGHTHSANQVTDTDCDYYGNITSSEIIYITATHPQNNKMTRQHIQ; encoded by the exons ATGTTGGTGATTCTGCTGCTCGTGTCCAGCTTCTCTACAG TGTTTTCAATTGTTGTCGGAGCTCCACGTACATTTAGAGGACACAGAGGAGAGAAACTGGACATCAGATGCTCATATGAGTCTGGATATGAGGCAAACTCAAAGTATTTCTGTAAAGGCAAGGGGATATTTGGAAGGAAAGACATAATCATTAAATCAGGATCTCCAGCAAAACATGACAGATTCTCTCTGACTGACGACACAATAAACAGAGTTTTCACCATCACTGATCTGAGAACAGCGGATGCAGGAAGATACTGGTGTGCTGTGGAGAGGAGTTTACCTTTAACTGATGTCTATTCAGAGATTTCGCTGAAGGTTGAACAGA ATCAGGAAAACACTGAAGGTTCATCTGTCAGCTCTTTCTCCAACACGCCGTCATATTTCAGCTCAACAGAAGTGAATCTGCAGTCCAGCAGCAGCACAGATCAGCACAACTCTACAG CGTCACATACTGATCTGGGTTCAGTAGCAGGCGGTCTGGGTTCAGTTCTGCTGGTTCTGCTTCTGTGTTCTGGAACTTTCCTCATCCTGAAAAAGAGGAAAAGGAAATGTGAGACAG CTTTACCTCTGCAGAATGTGCAGCAGAATACTGAG ACTGGCTGCGTGTATGAAAATGTTCTAGACAGTGATGTCATCATCGCCGCTTCATCCAATCAGACGCCAGCATCAGATCTCAACACCCACCCAGTAATCACTGTTTATTGTACAGTAACCAATCAGCAGCCTAATTTACACTCTGGTCATACTCACTCAGCCAATCAGGTGACAGATACAGACTGTGATTATTATGGCAATATTACATCATCAGAAATTATCTACATAACCGCAACACATCCACAAAACAACAAGATGACAAGACAACATATTCAATGA